TCACTGGGACGAGCGTCTTCAATACAGGGACCCATTTGGACCATATGTCCTAGTTCCAGTTTGGGTTCTATCGCTGACTGTGATCGTTATCCACTACGTGCGGATATTAAAAGTTGTAAGGAAGCATCGAAAGAAAGTTTTTAGCCGTGGAGTCCAGCTGAGGCCCACTGTGTCCAAGCACGCGTGGGGCTGGCTGAGTATCCCGGCTTCAGCACCGCGGACAGCTCCGCTCGCCTCCCTCAAGTCCCTGGCCGCGGTGGGCTCCGGCTCCCGGATGCCTCCCCGGCGGACCGTGCTCTTGGTGTCAGAAGCCAGCGGTCCCTGTGCGGGCTCGTCCACGGGGGTTGCCCCAGAGAGACATCCGGACATTGTGGGTGCAGTGTGTCTCCTCAAACCAGGAGCCAAGGAGCGAGGGAAGAAACAGATGGAAGGGAAACTGGCAAAACGTTTCGGGTACATAATCATTGCGTTCACGCTTTTCTGGGTGCCAATGGTGGTTGTTTTGCTGATGAACGTCATTTCGTGGCAGGACAAGGACAAAGTGAGTTGCACGGTTTTCCCCCTCAACTACTATTGCAGCGCAGGCATGAAACAACTGAGGCTGAAGGACAGAAGACAAGTAAAAAGTTCGATCAGATATCTCAGCAATAAATTCTCTCAATTTGCAAGTTTCAAAACCCCGTTTGAATCAAACGTAGACAGACCAGAAACATTcgtcaaaacaataaaatttGAAATACCAGcctgaaaatgtttcaattgCAACGAAAGTGAACATAAAAAACTATCAAGAAAAAGTCAACATTCTAACCGGTATAATTTTACAAGTAGAAGTAGTAGATCAAGTTAAATGATCAATAATTATCAATTATGACAAAACAAATATCCCCTTGGCTTCTTGGTAGTTATGATGGGTCAGTCTTAACAATTTACTGAGGCTACTCTTTAAAACTCAATGATTGACAGATCAAACTATTTAATAAACAGATCACAATTCATTCAAATTAATAAAGATCATGGTAGGTAGTGTCGATGTCCTGCAGAAGCACTTAGGACTGGTATTCTCTGTAATAGCATTTTATTTATCTCTCCTGTTTTACCACAGTTGCTGATGGAGCTGGAGACTTCAGCGATGGTGCTGACCTGCATGCAGGCTGCTGTGGATCCACTCATCTACACCTTAGTCACTAAACAGTTCCGCTCTGAACTCAGCAAGATCTTCTCCTCCATCCCAGGGTGTCCCTTAAAATTGAGGACGTGAAGATTCCCTGCTTAAACATTTGGGTCACACAGGCGCCACTTTGGAGAATCGAAAATATCACTGagtctataaatatatataaactgCACATACAGAGTGATTTAGAGGCAGCTGAAGAAGAGAGCCCACAGATTATGTATTTGTGGCAGATATAGATGTTTTATCAGGCGTTTCACAGTCGGGACACAAGACAAGGTCATAAATAATATCCAACACCTgacaaaatacacacagcagTAGTCTCAACAACGACAGGTGGCATAGAAGGGCAAAGCAAAGAGTGAGAGGAAAACTGATTGAGCCCAGAAAAGACAATAAAAGGAGAGAGTacataacagagaaaaagagaccaacacaatcacaaacctctgcttttgtttgtaAATCAAATGCCATCCTATGATACTTTGAATGAATATTTGTGACAATAATTCACACTGTGTCATTTCAAAGTGCAgcggacacaaaaaaaactgtctttaaacagagaaacaataaataaaaaaatacaatgttttCATCCTGAAAACAAATGATACAGGGAACCTCACCTCTGCCAATACCTACTTCAAGCTTTTGTTGTACTTTCAAAGAATTGTAAATGTTGGACTTGATGCTGTGAATATGAAGTCAATGTCTTCAACCTGAACTTCTCTTTCAAATTACACTGAGACGCTTGCCTGTActtgtcttttatttgtttgactcTGGGTAAATTTGCGCACAGCTTGAATAAACACTAAAAGTGGATCTAGGCAGCTGTAGTCACTGTGTACAGTACTAAATGACCAGAAATAAAACTAGGTCACTGCTAGGACTATCAGAGGTTGGAAGAATAGTTCAGTCATTCTGTGAGTCAAGACTAACCTCTGGATCCGAGGGGAACAAAAGCACAACAGGAGGTTCTAAGGGACCTTAGTACCATGAAGTGATGCACTGATATGGTACAAATTTGGCTGAGTATATTTCCACCCAATGACATggtgaggacttttttttttgtaagttttaGTACAAATGCATGTGTAAAACTGGTAAGCTTTTTCCATGTCACAATCTCAATTgagtgaaatactttttttctttaaaaaaaaaacatgatacatTTTGCTGCTAATTTGCTTTAAATACAATCTAATTATACTGAAAACAAACCTTTGTAACATCAGCTACATATGCGCAGACATAATATTAGACCGATTCCAGTATTGCTTTTGAAATATGCTCCTGGCTGATATGGAGAGTATGCTTAAAGATGGGCGCAGCCCTGTCTGTGTGCTCTTGGTCAACATTTGACTTCATCTACGCAGAGCAGAAGTAAGTGCTTAGCTTAGTGTAACTTAGCTCATCCTCCTACAGACATATCTAATTGTCTGCGTAGCTGCTGGATGACGTTCAAGAAGAAGGCGGCCAACAGAGAGGCATCAGCTGGGAGGTCAGCATTCATATTAGAAAGGTCAGCTGTGAAAGGATTTGATGATAAGTGGTACAAACGTTACATGTTAGGACTATGGGTCGAGAGAACAGATCCAATAACATGTTTATAGTGACAGGGATCCGTGGACGACTTATCCGATGTGTTCTCTGGTGTCACTGTTACAACAGACTTCCATTTTTTAAGTTCTCCCGAAgttaagtaaataaaataatttaaaacaccAAGGAGGACAAAAAGTACAAACATCGAGTTTCCTAACCACATAGAGTACACACACCCAACAAATTTGGAAAAATGCCTGCTGAGTTCAAGGGAAGAAAGAACATTGACAGCTATAAAGACTACTGAAAGCATACTGTTGTTCACACAGGAGGTAGGGGTACAACAGGACaacaacaagagagagagaacgagaagACAGCTTCACTAGTTCTGCCAAACGATGGtcaaatattacaaaatatTCTATTAACAATATTCACAAAGAACCCGGGCTCAGAACAAATTTGTGTCAGAAATTCGCAGCATGTGCCTTGTGCTTTTAACTGTGGTGGTTTGAATTGAAAATGTTcgttttttgttctttgagaAAGAATTTAGTTATTTGAGGTCTGTCAGGGCTGCAGCAGCCAAAAGAGAAAACGACGAGGAAAGGGGGAAATTAAGAAAACCATGAAACAAAGTCATCTTTCAATACTCCATGAAATCAGGCACATATTGTGTAAAAGGCTTTGGAGCTGAGAATTTCAGACAGAAATGTGTTCGATGAGCCCTTCAGAGTGGCAGCTAGTCAAATATACCATATACTGAGCCATAGAGACTTCCAGAAGAAgtggacacacacaggcacacacacacgcacacacaggcacacacaggcacacacacgcaggcgcacacacacacacacacacacacacacacacacacacacacacacaggcacacacacgcaggcacacacacgcaggcacacacacgcagacacacacacacacacacacacacacacacacacacacacacacacacacacacacaggcacacacagacacagacacacacaggcacacacagacacacacacacacaggcacatacCTCCTATCCAATACATTACATTTCCTCTATCTAGCAAAAATtcacagaaacatgtgaaactCATTAGTAACGTCCTCGCAGACACACCAATCAGAATACATCTCTTAAAGAGTTTTTCACTCAAGTGGAGTATTATTCGACCTGGAGAAAATGGTGGATTATTACTGTAATCTATCAACAGGTTAGTGGAccgaaataacaaaacaaaagaacaggATAAAATgatgtgtggaaaaaaagcttcaataatgttttgttatttgAGTTGTCTTATGTTTTCCTTATGTTTGCTGCTAAAAAGAGTCAaaccaaagcaaaaaaaatcataaaaaaggTGCTTTGTGCACAGTAACACAAGACTTACTCTGGGAGGAGTCTCATGCCTCCTCATCTAAAATCACTCTCTACACATGTTCACAGctctttcatccacacacacacacatacatccgCGCACACAAGTATGCCAAACACCCACTAACAGGGACATACTGTATCTAAAAGCCATCCTCAGTCTGTAAATGGAGTTCATGTCATTACAGTAcatgaccagcagagggcaggcTCCACCACGGCAACAGTAGAACTCTAAATGCTTTCATTTCCATCATTCCCAGTCCTCCTTTGTCCCCACTCTGTCTCCATGAGTCTTTATATGTTTTTCCACTACCCAAGTCTTCACAGTGCGGACACCTTCACAACATTCTGGTGGGTGGGGCCTGCGGGCAGGTGAGCATCGCCCTCAGGAGTGGTCACTGGGGGTGTGGGAATGCTGATGATTGCTGTGGTGATTTGGCTGCTCTGGCAGTTCAGGGGGGCTTGCTCATCTACTCGCATGTTCAGACTGGAGCGGctttaagaaagaaaagagggaaagaaaatcAAGGCTTAGAATTGGTTGTCTTTATAGATACAGTTTGCTTacaggtcacatattatgcaaaataagCTTGACCATGTTTTTAGAACACTAATATGTGtacctagtctgtctacaaaccccaccAATTAAGAAAAGCCCACCCTCTCagtctttagcctgctccacttttcagaaaatgtgtgctcaagcaggctgtttagagattttcccttcctgacatcacaaagggcagtaacccctccccaagGTGGATGACAATCCAACAGCTAGGTGCtttttctgccctctgagtctgcctttccacCGTTAACAAAAGGGCAgggtgcaagaaagcccgagccacacTCCCTCCAGAGGGGGGCGTGGTGGAACACAGCTCTcctgcatttaaagctatag
This region of Labrus bergylta chromosome 12, fLabBer1.1, whole genome shotgun sequence genomic DNA includes:
- the LOC114921109 gene encoding D(2) dopamine receptor-like, with protein sequence MDAHTPLNATTSSYETIVDTVFFIFNCTVLTLTLVLGLPGNLWVCWVVFRTKSLQTCNNALLVSLAASDLLKCSVDTPLLLFSFLRFGKDSQVSVSVCTLQQFTYALCSCVQLLTLVSISVERFQAIAFPFQTEGRRARIRVWILSIWACGLILAIVSLTLCKKALFYMLCRPHVSVHWDERLQYRDPFGPYVLVPVWVLSLTVIVIHYVRILKVVRKHRKKVFSRGVQLRPTVSKHAWGWLSIPASAPRTAPLASLKSLAAVGSGSRMPPRRTVLLVSEASGPCAGSSTGVAPERHPDIVGAVCLLKPGAKERGKKQMEGKLAKRFGYIIIAFTLFWVPMVVVLLMNVISWQDKDKLLMELETSAMVLTCMQAAVDPLIYTLVTKQFRSELSKIFSSIPGCPLKLRT